The sequence below is a genomic window from Gemmatimonadales bacterium.
ACCGGCTCAGCCTATGTCATCCGGTCCGAAGAGCTGCGGCAGTTCGAGTTCACCAACGTGCACAGCATTCTGCGCAGCGTACCTGGCGTCTACCTCCGCGAAGAAGACGGCCTGGGCACCTTTCCTCGGATCGGCATTCGGGCCTCGTCCTCGGGGCGAAGCGATCGGATCTCGATTCTGGAAGACGGCATTCCCGCCGCCATGGCACCCTACGCCAACACCTCGGCCTACTATTTCCCGGCCGTCGGTCGCATGAGCAGTGTCGAAGTGCTGAAGGGGCCTGAGATTCTGCGGTACGGGCCGCAGACGACCTCCGGCGCGATCAATCTGCTGTCGACCCCGATTCCCGAGAGCCCAACCGGGTTCGTCAACGTCGAACTCGGCGCCTGGGACACCCGCAAGGTCCACACCTGGGCCGGCGGAACCTTGGGCCAGTTCGGTTTCCTCGTCGAAGCCTATCCGCACCGCACCGACGGATTCCAGCGGATCGATCGATCGACCCGAACGGCCGGCAACGACATCGCGGACTATCTGCTCAAACTGCGATGGAAGAGTGACGCCGCCGCGTCGGTTCAGCAGCAGCTCGATCTCAAGCTCCTGCACGGCACGGAGTACGCCGACGTCTCCTATCTTGGCCTGACCGACGCCGACTTCCGTCGGAATCCGGATCGCCGCTATGGCTTGAGCGAGCTCGAGCGGATGAACCGCGGCAGGAAGTCGGCGAGTCTCCAGTATCGGATCGGCTTTGCACCCGGGATTACGCTGGTCACGACTGGTTACTACACCGATACCCACCGCGACTATACTCGGCTCAATCAGATCAACGGCGTCGGTATCGGCGGGTCCGGGGTGACCTCGCAGATCAACAACGGCGGCGCCAACGCCGCGCTGCTGCAAGGCATCCTCGACGGTACCGCGAACACCACCCACGCCAACGGCGTGCGTTACGGCAACAACTACCAGAACTTCATTGCCAAAGGAGTTCAGCTCGAGGCCCGAACCGCCTTTACCACGGGCACGGTTGCCCACGAGCTGGTCGGCGGCATCCGGCGGCACGAGGACGAAAGTCGCAACACGGCAACCGAAACCAATCTGATCTACGACCAGGTCAACGGCAGCCTCGTGTTCCGCGGGGCGGCGACTGCCACGCCTAACGAGGGGTATGCCAAGGCAACCGCCTTCTGGTTGGCGGATCGGATTCGGATTGGCGACCTCGCCCTGCTGCCGCTGCTGCGCCACGAGCGAATCAGCAGCCGCGCCGATGTTGCGGTTCCGACCAGCGCCAGGAATCGACTCGAGAAGACGACGCTCGGGCTCGGCGTCAACTACGAAATCGGCCCGCAATGGACGGTCCTGGCCGGTGTGCATCAGGGCTTTGCGCCTCCCGGATCGGGAGCCATCGAAGGCAGTCGCGGCGAGGAAAGCACCAACTTCGAAGGCGGCTTCCGCTTTCGACGGGCGGCGTACGGTCTCGACCTGATCGGCTTCTACAGCGATTACGACAACGCGCTGCGCAACTGCCTCGTCGCAAACCCCTGCGCAGATGGCGCGATCCTGGGCGTGCAGCAGGACGGTGCCAAGCAGGTGTATGGCGTCGAGCTGGG
It includes:
- a CDS encoding TonB-dependent receptor, whose amino-acid sequence is MINPGRIRAGAVAFAFSLTLASQVLAQSEPAKSRDTTRTTDLQDVVVIGTREQARLATGSAYVIRSEELRQFEFTNVHSILRSVPGVYLREEDGLGTFPRIGIRASSSGRSDRISILEDGIPAAMAPYANTSAYYFPAVGRMSSVEVLKGPEILRYGPQTTSGAINLLSTPIPESPTGFVNVELGAWDTRKVHTWAGGTLGQFGFLVEAYPHRTDGFQRIDRSTRTAGNDIADYLLKLRWKSDAAASVQQQLDLKLLHGTEYADVSYLGLTDADFRRNPDRRYGLSELERMNRGRKSASLQYRIGFAPGITLVTTGYYTDTHRDYTRLNQINGVGIGGSGVTSQINNGGANAALLQGILDGTANTTHANGVRYGNNYQNFIAKGVQLEARTAFTTGTVAHELVGGIRRHEDESRNTATETNLIYDQVNGSLVFRGAATATPNEGYAKATAFWLADRIRIGDLALLPLLRHERISSRADVAVPTSARNRLEKTTLGLGVNYEIGPQWTVLAGVHQGFAPPGSGAIEGSRGEESTNFEGGFRFRRAAYGLDLIGFYSDYDNALRNCLVANPCADGAILGVQQDGAKQVYGVELGFSGNLVDRNEWRLPVRLAYTYTEGKYTRGADVANGVQQGDVLDYTPKHIGRLVAGVEHSAGLALNLGLNYAGSTCTTTTCERPGVDSRFLVTESLVTLDLSASYALTSSIDLYARGENLLDERRISHRGSDGARGNPGRYFGTGLRVHF